The following coding sequences are from one Mycolicibacterium aichiense window:
- a CDS encoding YoaK family protein, with the protein MSVTASTTSRRTIAALLSLTAGTGVIDAVSYLGLGHVFVANMTGNIVFLGFAANPSSGLSAWMALIALGAFMFGALVGGAVGHRVAASPTWPMSVLLVQAVLLGAVATAAAAFGVPALGRPAIVATLAFAFGLQNSTARRMAVADLTTTVLTLTVTGLAADSRVAGGPGAKPVRRLASITTMLAGAVAGALLVQVSVPLTIAVAAVCVLVAAVLFGVDRRVDS; encoded by the coding sequence ACCGGGGTGATCGATGCCGTGTCCTACCTCGGCCTCGGCCACGTCTTTGTCGCCAACATGACGGGCAACATCGTCTTCCTCGGCTTCGCGGCAAATCCCAGCTCCGGGCTGTCGGCGTGGATGGCGCTGATCGCGTTGGGCGCGTTCATGTTCGGCGCACTGGTAGGCGGTGCCGTCGGCCACCGGGTGGCGGCGTCGCCGACCTGGCCGATGTCGGTGCTGCTGGTGCAGGCGGTGCTCCTCGGCGCCGTCGCGACCGCCGCTGCCGCCTTCGGCGTCCCCGCGTTGGGCCGCCCGGCCATCGTCGCGACGCTGGCGTTCGCGTTCGGCCTGCAGAACAGCACGGCCCGGCGGATGGCGGTCGCCGACCTGACCACCACGGTGCTGACGCTGACGGTGACAGGGCTGGCCGCCGACAGTCGTGTCGCGGGAGGGCCGGGCGCCAAGCCCGTCCGCCGGTTGGCGTCAATCACGACGATGCTGGCCGGTGCGGTCGCCGGGGCGCTGCTGGTGCAGGTGTCGGTGCCGTTGACCATCGCTGTCGCGGCCGTGTGCGTGCTGGTGGCCGCGGTCCTGTTCGGCGTGGACCGCCGCGTCGACAGCTGA